ATAGCAAAGCAAGGATTATAATAGCAGTGGTGGTTGTAATAATAATTATAGTAGCAGGATTTTCTTTTGCTTTACTGTACCATCCAAAGAAGGTTGAGACAGCACATGTATTTACGGACACGGCCCAAACCATGGCGCCTGGCTCCCTTGATCCTGCGAGCGGCTTTTTTACAACCAACGGACCATTATTTGCCGCAATTTTTAATACATTACTGGAATTCAATGGCTCAAGCGCAACCCAGGTCGTTCCAGTTCTTGCACAGCATGTTTATAATCACAATGATCAGAACTATACATTTGATATATGGAGCTTTGCAAAATTCAGTAACAATGAACCATTGAATGCAACATCTGTATGGTTTTCATTCTACCGCGGCATAGTAATGGGTCAGGGCCCCTACGTTGCAGACTACCCTGGAATATTATTCAATGCTACAAACGAGGGAATAACAGGTATATCATTACCATGGGGATTAAGGGCAGCACTGGTAAATGCAGGTTATTCATTAACAGGCAATTTAACAGAACAGTACAAGCAGGCTGCAGTTGATCTTGATAATATATTATCAAAC
This window of the Picrophilus oshimae DSM 9789 genome carries:
- a CDS encoding ABC transporter substrate-binding protein, which codes for MNSKARIIIAVVVVIIIIVAGFSFALLYHPKKVETAHVFTDTAQTMAPGSLDPASGFFTTNGPLFAAIFNTLLEFNGSSATQVVPVLAQHVYNHNDQNYTFDIWSFAKFSNNEPLNATSVWFSFYRGIVMGQGPYVADYPGILFNATNEGITGISLPWGLRAALVNAGYSLTGNLTEQYKQAAVDLDNILSNFNYNATEMKVMEYKDQAVVVNSNDNVTINTMKPYPFLLQDIAGWWGDILYPGYIDEHGGVVYNTQNSYINNNGAIGSGPYTIKSVSSGLSTIVLVKNPNYWVNGHASQIPAIAQPAHIPEIVIKYGLSHTDR